In the genome of Etheostoma cragini isolate CJK2018 chromosome 5, CSU_Ecrag_1.0, whole genome shotgun sequence, the window GTCAGTAGTAAATACAGCGTGTGTGGTGTATGGGAATGTGGGCCATCTCTTTGTGGTGCTGCTTGGCATAAGGCCACAGGTAGAAGTCGATGACTGCCGAGTTGACGGTGCAggtctgtccgtctctctcctGCACCAGCTTGCATAGGCGGTCTTTGATCAGCTCCACAGACCAAACCGAACAACCTCGGATCTCGACCTCTCTCCTGTCCCCTGAACTCAGCAGCTCGCCTGAGAAAAAGataaacacataacacaaagagagagattaTACCTTACTGCTTCTAAATGATAATATCTTTATGACCAGAgaatcacatgcacacatatactcCTGTCTCACCGTTGTTCAGCGCCTGCATCAGTGCGTCAGAGTATCGGAGTGCTCCGAGGTAGACGAGAGCCTGGGGGACCCTGTAGTCCGCAAACATGGTGAGCCAGTCCATGTCAATGATGTCCCCCTCTCCTCTGGCCTCCATGACGCCCCAAAAATCTGCCACCAGGATTTGCGCTCGCTTGTAGAACGAGATCCTCTTGCCCTAAAACAAACAGTGGGGCAGTTCATACCATATGTGCTGTCTTATCCGTTGCTATTTGGGAATAGACAGATATTTTTCCACAAAGACAGTATCATGGCAACAGTGTATGTGCAAAAAGTGTAATTTGCTCCTTCACCCACTGTATAAATATGAACAGAGCATCATTGCCACACTGTCTTTGGCCAGGAGATGGAACTCTCACGTCACAATTCATCTTAAGTTCTCCGAATGCATACATTTTTCTATTACACTCATTGTACATGCACATTGACtctgtaaaattaaaaagataaaatgccTCATAGctattttttccaaatgtggAAGTTACAATTAGATGTTAAACAGACACCTATCCAACCAgaaattatgattatttttgtatctgAGATGTAGTTAATTATTGTCATGTGCTATCTGTAAGATTGGcgagtagaaaaaaacataaaaaatgcaaGGATGCTTTGTGGAAACAGAATTCCGGCATTCATTAACTTTTATCCACAATTTCCTTAAACATGAAATGTTTTCCCACCCTAATCCCTCTTTCTAACCTCATATGTAGCTTCGTCCCTGTAGGAAGGGATCTTCTCCACGACGAGTTCCACCATCTTCCGGGCGTCATTCCCAGCTCGGCTGATAAAACTCCGGAAGCTTCCGCCGTGTTCCAGCAGCACGCGGCCGCCTTCAGTTAGCACCTTATTAGGAAGATTCAGAATGGGATGGTTTCAATTTGAATAGTTTAATTTTCCACTTTTCTTAACGAGAATACATTTAGCTAATAATGTAACACTGACAGAGATGAttacatgatttataaaatctgttttttgggGCGCCCAgagagctcagttggtagagcaggcgcccataaatagatatatgtattactccttgacgcagcggggcCGGGTTGGACTCCGACCTGCGTcactttgctgcgtgtcattccccctctctctccccttccatgtcttcacctgtcctgtcaataataaaggccgaaaatgcccccaaaaaaatcatattaacccacccccctttttttcttagttAACATGAAAAGACTGTAAACAATCTATTAAATTGTAACCTGTTAAGGAAAATTGTTAGAGTTTCATGAATTATTTTCActtgtaaatatgtatgtaaataaaaacacacataaaaaaaacacagaaccaATATAATCTCAGATATATAATGTGCTATGTAGGGAAGTGATAAAACGCTTGTTTTCGAGTCAGTCTACCTTCTTTGTTCAGAGTCTAAAgcactgcttttgttttgtgctaCGTAAGTGCTGAGTCTCCCGGGGTTCAAGCCAACACTTTTGTGAAGTTTCAAACATATGTAAAAACACGAGGCATGAATGTATGATCGGGatacaaatgtaaaatcatTAAAGCAACTTGCGGACTTAGATGATTGTTACATCCATCGTATGATGGATACGGGACATTGACATGATAAGTTAGAACCTGGTGACGCTCCTGTAGCATGGGCATGGGTGTTTCATTGTCTGATCGAAGGACGTGTCCCAACTCCTCCACACTCATCTGAGAGAAGTACTTTGGATCGGTGATGGGTATACCTGtggacagtggtggaagaagtattcagatcctttacttgcacatctcaaaacaggctcagtgcagcgAAACACTTTGAACAATCCTCATCGCGACAACACACACTgccactcagaacacactgagactAAAAACAATAGCATCAGACAGCAATAGAGAAATAAGaatcttttcatctttacagtttgaatagtttgagtgacttcacacaaatcaacattttctttaaagaaaagtaaaaaaatgtcacatgaaatttcttattttataaaaattttaaagtaaacaagaaggaatgaaaatcagcattttgctgaatatatatatatatatatatatatatatatatatatgtatattttatctgtAGTAATTTACATAATTTACGTAAAATGTTACAAACTAAAGGTACGTAATAGTAACAAAGAATTGTGTGACtaatcctgcctctctccagcatcaggCCACATGTTTTCATCATCACATTTGATGTCTTCTCTTGCCATGCACCTGCTAACTACCATCTATAAATACATGTACTAAAGGTCTAAAGCAAGACACCTGCTCGGGTTTTCAGCTGAAATTGCcatcagcagtgtttgaaatGCACGGGACTGGAATCCCTTCTGTTTTGAATGCGTGGTTAACAGTTTCATCAGAAGTGTGTTAGTGTAACGCTAGTGATTGTTAGCGTTAACTTGTTATTACTACATACAAGTACTTTTGGGGCGTGGACAGAGGAAGAGCACGGAGACAGCTTTGACTGTGTAACTTGGTCCACTTTTTAATGACACTCCTTCCAACGTAAAAACAACTCAAgactcataaaaaaacatgcttcaGCATCTCATCATATCCCTCCGCCTACCTGTTCCTGAAATACAGGCAAGGTACAATGTTAACTCAAAGAACAGAATACACTATAAATATACAATTGATGGAAATATGTGATTCATTTCAGTAACCttaaactaaattaactaaaatattaaatattaaaatatgttaacaaactattcacaaaataaatctcatcttacattagcatttgaacaaaccGCTGTAAATTCACAGTGTTGGCAGGTTGTGGTTTAAGCCATGGGATAAGTGTACAGTGTACTTCAGCAAAAGATCAGGTAAACCTTCGGCCCAGTCTGAGGTCCAGAGCACTCTGGAAAAGGTTTTCGTCCAGGATATCCCTGTACTTGGCCNNNNNNNNNNNNNNNNNNNNNNNNNNNNNNNNNNNNNNNNNNNNNNNNNNNNNNNNNNNNNNNNNNNNNNNNNNNNNNNNNNNNNNNNNNNNNNNNNNNNtttttggaaaatggctgcaatgaaacaaagagtgaaaaatttaaaggggtctgaatactttccgtacccactgtagaaGCAACTAGGTGGATTTATCTTAAGACAGGAACTactggagagaaagaggacacTTAAGCTACTAAGTTGTAAAGTTATGGCGTGTTATTATAACAGGAATATAACTCCAGAGCTGTCAATTCTCCTAAGTGACTCCAAAGACATTATTTGTTCTGATGACACATTGTCAACCCTTGAGATTCACACTCAGGAGGAAAGCTACCTGAGCTTTTCTGAGAGACTCTCTGGTAATTGTAAAGGCCACATCGACCACACATTGAGAGCACTATTCCATACGAGACATAATAGATTCATATCCGGAGTCATTCATGCTAATTATGAATGATGCACAGGCACATGCAGAGCTACAAGCAATTTCCCAGCAGTCCAAGTTCAAGTAAAGGGCACATACACAATACATGGTAATAGCAGTGCACTACAAAAAGAACAtagaaaagaggaacaaaagagACCTAAAAAGTGGGTTTGATTATACACATTTCTCTCCAGAGATGAAGCTgctaacaaattaaataaatgatgaatcaaTCCATAAAAAGGCTAACATGTCATGTAACTGTTAAAGCATGGCCTTAACTTTTCTTCATAATTCTGACATTTCTATGACCCAGCTTGAATTTTGTTTAGTACTCTGGTTTAGTAATCtggtttattttctgtgttagtatgataaatattgcaaaaatgttgTAACAGCTATGATTCCTCACCCCAGTGGTGTCACTATTAAAACAACGTGTTATTTTGAAACCCAAAATATGTTGATTATAACACCAATTTCACccagcaaaaaactaaatgaatccTTTTTACGTGCTCTCACCTTCCTCCATGGCCCTGGTGATGGCCGCGCAAAGGGTCATGTAGCCTGTGTGCGTGGTTCCTCTATAGGTCACCTTACACTGCTGAGTTTCTTCATCTGGCCAAAAGGAGAAGTTCATGGTGTCTACCACAAACACCCAGTTTAAGGCCTGCAAATGCAGAAAACCCCACTTTAttaaaagagcagaaaaaggCTGGAAACCTGAGACTTCTAAAGGTTTCTCTACTTTGAAGCCTTCATTTAGTGGAGATACATTTCTCAGTGTTCCACCATGAGATGTACTGTAGCTGTGTGGTCTCAGCGGGGCCTGAAGGTAATTCACTTGGAAGCTGTGAttacattattttcaatatatgtgttttgcatttatttgttggCATTTTTCATTACAGCAGCTAAGgaagttttaaatgtttctgaaactgtttgAATTTCCATCTGATGATTATAAATGACATGGTGCAGCAAACGAGACTAACAGTGAGAAGAATGCAGGCACACTGGCAGATTTCTCTCTAAAgacctaattgtattttgattttatttgaggGGGAGAAGGTAAATttctgctgtagttatggctgtCACCATAGCaatctgttattgttgttgccactgaacacatttttgtatgtaCTTCTCATGTGTCAATAATCCATTTCTCTGGATGGCTTCTGACAGACTCCCCTGGTCAGAGGTGGGCGGTGGAGCCAATGGATTTGCCTTCTTCCAGGCACTGGCGGTCAGATCGTCACTGTGTCGGAGGTTGTAAAGCATCTCTGCCACCTTTTTTactcctccctcctccacaAACACATCTCGACTCCGCTCTGCTATGAACTGCCCAGACTCACGGGGAAACAGTGGTGGCTCCATGATGGACAATATACTACTGTATGGAGAAGAAACACCTGTCCGGACACAAGTAGGCACACAGGTATAGGGTGTATCAATATAATTACAATCCCCAGCAGTGTATACATAAATCAAAGGAGATTACTATGAAAATAATGACCTTTTAACCACATAAAACAATATcatgtttgtcaaataaatcTTGAGAAGTACTAGTTCTAATCAGACTTCAGGAGCAGGTTCTTAAGGAAGCTGTGAATGCCAATATCCTACATACATCTCTGGGGAAGTGCCATTTTAAAGATTATCTCCATGCTTTATCAAATAATTCTCAAAGAAAATGTAAGCCTAATGAAGCAAGAActtctttttgaaaaaagatAATCAGCGCTGGTTTTCAACCCccccaaaagtgttttttaggGTCGGACTGTTCATCTCATCTAGGAACTGTATAACTAAATGTAGAGtgcacaacacaaaaaaagcccCACAAACAGAACCATCTCTGACCAAGCCCATTATTAAAACCAAAAGAACTAAATTATATTCTTTTCAACCTCTCTAAAAGCTGCCTAGCCTTGTCCATCTACTTCAAGTGTCCAATAGCTGAGTGTTAATGTGTTCCCTATCAGGCTGATAATAGGATAATGTGACCATGAATGTGACGCACAAACATAGTGGTCTCCTGAATGAAATTCATTTTCACTGCTCTATCTGTGGTGAGTCCCATGATTTACTCTCCATACTGAAATCAAAAAAATTAGTTCTTTTTAAGTTAAGAGCTGTATTGTACGTGGGTCAATATACAGCCAGGAACATGTTATTACGTTTTACTAAAAACTGGAAGAGCAAAGTGCACGTAAGTAACCGACTTTCTCACTAATACGCACTATACTTTCACAAcgtgtattttttgtttttcgaGACAAACTTCCTGCTTAACGACAATTTACGTTCATATTCATATCGATAAAGGGATGTTTTACTTAGCTTACCGATGAATGAAGGGAAAGTATCTGTAAGGTATACGACAAACTCGTCTTGTTTGCTTCTACTACCTGATTTCCAGCGTTTGACCAATCAGAACCTTGGTTGTGAGCTCATCGCAGGCTTATAAACCAATCATAAGAAGCCAAGAGAAGAAACCggaaaacacacaagcacactttTCTCCACGTTTTTGTTGATAGTGTCAGACACCACAATAGCAAAAT includes:
- the c5h9orf64 gene encoding queuosine salvage protein, which translates into the protein MEPPLFPRESGQFIAERSRDVFVEEGGVKKVAEMLYNLRHSDDLTASAWKKANPLAPPPTSDQALNWVFVVDTMNFSFWPDEETQQCKVTYRGTTHTGYMTLCAAITRAMEEGIPITDPKYFSQMSVEELGHVLRSDNETPMPMLQERHQVLTEGGRVLLEHGGSFRSFISRAGNDARKMVELVVEKIPSYRDEATYEGKRISFYKRAQILVADFWGVMEARGEGDIIDMDWLTMFADYRVPQALVYLGALRYSDALMQALNNGELLSSGDRREVEIRGCSVWSVELIKDRLCKLVQERDGQTCTVNSAVIDFYLWPYAKQHHKEMAHIPIHHTRCIYY